A stretch of Lysinibacillus agricola DNA encodes these proteins:
- a CDS encoding flagellar brake protein, protein MEIKIGTQLELEPTYTERIEKFRCKVVEQKDNIIYIDYPINIATNKTAFLIDGSEFRATFRTEDNQSFAFNTEVIGRKAGNIPMVMLHCPKVEDFIKIQRREYVRVETPVDIAIQFKDYKYQLVTTDISAGGLAVFLKGAIAFKDGDEVKLTIVLPYANGDVKYVVTDATVVRIVEKDNKKIATIQLTDTDDVDQQHIVRFCFERQLVNRRKELNPFDD, encoded by the coding sequence ATGGAAATAAAAATTGGTACACAATTAGAACTTGAACCAACTTATACAGAGCGTATTGAAAAATTCCGCTGTAAAGTTGTAGAACAAAAAGACAATATTATTTACATCGATTATCCAATAAATATTGCAACAAATAAAACAGCATTTTTAATAGATGGTTCTGAATTTAGAGCAACTTTTCGCACGGAGGACAACCAATCATTTGCTTTCAATACAGAAGTGATTGGACGTAAAGCTGGCAATATACCTATGGTTATGTTGCACTGTCCAAAGGTAGAAGACTTTATCAAAATCCAACGCCGTGAATATGTACGTGTGGAAACGCCTGTGGATATAGCAATACAGTTTAAGGATTACAAATATCAGCTAGTAACAACAGATATTAGCGCAGGTGGTTTGGCCGTGTTCTTGAAAGGGGCAATTGCTTTCAAAGATGGTGATGAGGTTAAGTTAACAATCGTTTTACCATATGCCAATGGGGATGTAAAATACGTTGTCACAGATGCGACGGTTGTTCGTATAGTTGAAAAAGATAACAAAAAAATTGCAACTATACAGCTCACAGATACAGATGATGTAGACCAACAGCATATTGTTCGCTTCTGCTTTGAACGTCAGTTAGTTAATCGTCGTAAAGAATTGAATCCTTTTGATGATTGA
- a CDS encoding RecQ family ATP-dependent DNA helicase has translation MELEQTLAKHFGYTAFRPGQKEVIGAILEGKDVLALLPTGMGKSLCYQLPGYILQKPVLIVSPLLSLMQDQVEELKRIGEKRVVALNSFLTVSEKRYVLHFLEQFRFIFTSPEMLLQQQVQDKLSQMQLGLIVVDEAHCISQWGFDFRPDYLRIGQWFSQVNRPPVLALSATATNKVVNEIRDTLSLHTPFEFLYNVDRPNIHLGRVIFEDRADKVHWIIQHIKETAGPGILYMSSRKRAEQYSEALIQAGIRAAAYHAGYGAEDRQFTQQQFIDGELDWIVATNAFGMGINKSDIRQIVHETMPANVENYMQEIGRAGRDGQPALAILLYCDGDEELAKFVVTGDLPTSGHVDRYQELLNQQVQPSQMLKNGELSETAFRVLDYWLQQETMEQVKVRLNHLALEKYRAVDEMQKITQTKDCIRTQLVGYFGQKLLKKPENCCENCGIHYDEINKVRLKEEKKIEMIPWKSRLKQLLMGF, from the coding sequence TTATTACCAACAGGGATGGGTAAGTCACTTTGTTACCAGTTACCAGGGTATATCTTGCAGAAGCCAGTATTAATTGTTTCTCCGCTACTTTCGCTCATGCAGGATCAAGTAGAGGAGCTAAAACGCATTGGTGAAAAGAGAGTAGTCGCCTTAAATTCATTTTTAACCGTAAGTGAAAAACGATATGTATTACATTTTTTAGAGCAGTTTCGTTTTATTTTCACATCACCAGAAATGCTTTTACAGCAACAAGTTCAGGACAAGCTCTCACAAATGCAGCTAGGTCTTATCGTAGTAGATGAGGCACATTGTATTTCTCAGTGGGGCTTTGATTTTCGACCAGATTATTTACGAATTGGACAATGGTTCTCACAAGTAAATCGTCCACCAGTTTTAGCATTATCAGCGACTGCGACGAACAAAGTAGTCAATGAAATACGAGATACATTGTCGCTACATACACCATTTGAGTTTTTGTACAATGTGGATCGACCAAACATTCATCTTGGACGTGTCATTTTTGAGGACAGGGCAGATAAAGTACACTGGATTATTCAACATATAAAAGAGACTGCAGGACCAGGTATTCTATATATGTCCTCTCGGAAGCGTGCAGAACAGTACAGTGAAGCACTAATCCAGGCAGGTATACGCGCAGCAGCGTATCATGCAGGCTATGGGGCTGAGGATCGCCAGTTTACTCAGCAGCAATTTATTGACGGAGAACTAGACTGGATTGTGGCAACAAATGCTTTTGGGATGGGTATCAATAAGTCAGATATTCGTCAAATTGTCCATGAAACGATGCCTGCTAATGTAGAAAATTATATGCAGGAAATTGGCCGTGCGGGGCGTGATGGTCAACCGGCGCTCGCAATTTTACTTTATTGTGATGGTGACGAGGAGCTTGCGAAATTTGTTGTAACAGGCGATTTGCCAACATCTGGTCATGTCGATCGTTATCAGGAACTACTAAATCAACAAGTACAGCCTTCACAAATGCTGAAAAACGGAGAGTTGAGTGAGACTGCTTTTCGTGTTCTTGATTACTGGCTACAACAAGAAACCATGGAACAAGTTAAAGTACGTCTAAATCATTTGGCACTGGAAAAATACCGTGCTGTCGACGAAATGCAAAAAATTACTCAGACAAAAGACTGTATTCGCACGCAGCTAGTCGGGTATTTTGGGCAAAAATTGCTGAAAAAACCGGAAAACTGTTGTGAAAATTGTGGAATCCATTATGATGAAATCAATAAAGTACGCTTGAAGGAAGAGAAAAAAATAGAAATGATCCCGTGGAAAAGTCGGTTAAAGCAACTTTTGATGGGTTTTTAG
- a CDS encoding transposase, which translates to MFHSVEGKSNKAGIRFKENSVFWNGLILPVRIRKQDLFVKESLALHTIKYCRLVKKVIRGKHTFYVQLVMDGIPPAKRIPSTGAFRHSYQKQKRVGIDIGPSTIAIVSEETVFIQQLAPEVPLLEKQKRRLLRKLDRSRRSTNPNNFKKDGTIKHGVKLRWTYSKNYQKTKEQVKELYRKKASYIKEKHGALANKILSLGDEVYIETMHFKGLAKRAKETKTTIQGKIQSKKRFGKSIGNHAPAMLVEIIHQKLGYTKQTIQKVNTITFRASQYNHVTNRYEKKKLHQRWSQIGSHLVQRDLYSAFLLMNSDTNLQQPNQDLCNKTFTTFLELHNQHIEDLKQVKKTFPLSMGIQQIK; encoded by the coding sequence ATGTTTCATTCTGTAGAAGGGAAATCTAATAAAGCAGGCATTCGATTTAAAGAGAATAGTGTCTTTTGGAATGGATTAATCCTTCCTGTTCGTATTCGCAAACAAGATTTGTTTGTAAAAGAGTCCCTTGCTCTTCATACCATTAAATACTGTCGTCTAGTCAAAAAAGTGATTCGTGGAAAACATACTTTTTACGTACAACTTGTGATGGATGGGATTCCTCCTGCCAAGAGAATTCCATCTACAGGAGCCTTTCGACATTCCTATCAAAAACAAAAACGAGTAGGTATTGACATTGGTCCTTCTACCATTGCGATTGTTTCAGAAGAAACGGTTTTCATCCAACAACTTGCTCCAGAAGTACCTTTATTGGAGAAACAAAAAAGACGTTTATTACGCAAGTTGGATAGAAGTCGTAGAAGTACCAATCCTAACAATTTCAAAAAGGATGGGACTATAAAACATGGCGTCAAACTCCGTTGGACATATAGTAAAAACTATCAAAAAACAAAAGAACAAGTAAAAGAATTATATAGAAAGAAAGCTTCCTACATCAAAGAAAAACATGGTGCGTTAGCAAATAAAATTTTGTCTCTTGGCGATGAGGTGTACATCGAAACCATGCATTTTAAAGGATTGGCAAAACGCGCAAAAGAAACAAAAACAACTATACAGGGCAAAATCCAATCTAAAAAGCGTTTTGGAAAAAGCATTGGGAATCATGCCCCAGCCATGCTAGTGGAAATCATCCATCAAAAATTAGGTTACACAAAGCAAACGATACAGAAAGTAAATACGATAACCTTCCGAGCCAGTCAGTATAACCATGTGACGAATCGTTATGAAAAGAAAAAACTCCATCAACGTTGGAGTCAAATTGGAAGTCATCTCGTACAACGAGATTTATATAGTGCGTTTTTACTGATGAATAGTGATACAAATTTACAGCAACCTAATCAAGACTTATGCAATAAAACGTTTACTACCTTTTTAGAGTTACACAATCAACATATAGAAGACTTGAAACAAGTAAAGAAAACATTCCCTCTTAGCATGGGTATCCAACAAATCAAGTGA
- a CDS encoding LysM peptidoglycan-binding domain-containing protein has product MSKEDYRDKIEEHRQSFEEEQEEQQALSRVSRMNKNGSNNNKPKNTKRKTPLMTILFVIFILIPLSLLIYFAKFYEPGQTIEEAEKNSEDFVEIDKTGSKAEASSTNKNKEDDKADKAKDQSKKDAEKLTAEQKAAEETKKAEAAKKAETAKKAEEARKVEEARKAEEAKKAEQARIAQQQQAEAARKAEEAKKADQARKAEEARKAEEAKQAAKASTHTVKQNENLYRIALNHYGDGSEATLAKIRAANGMSSNTLTVGQVIKLP; this is encoded by the coding sequence ATGAGTAAAGAAGATTACCGCGATAAAATCGAAGAACATCGTCAATCTTTTGAGGAAGAACAAGAAGAACAGCAAGCTTTATCTAGAGTTTCAAGAATGAATAAAAATGGAAGCAACAATAATAAGCCAAAAAATACAAAACGAAAAACGCCACTAATGACGATTCTTTTTGTAATCTTTATTTTAATTCCATTATCATTATTAATCTATTTTGCGAAATTCTACGAACCTGGTCAAACGATTGAAGAGGCAGAAAAAAACTCTGAAGATTTTGTAGAAATTGACAAAACAGGAAGTAAAGCTGAAGCATCTTCAACTAACAAAAATAAAGAAGACGATAAAGCAGACAAAGCAAAGGATCAATCCAAGAAAGACGCTGAAAAGTTAACAGCTGAACAGAAGGCGGCTGAGGAAACGAAAAAGGCCGAAGCAGCCAAGAAGGCCGAAACAGCCAAGAAGGCAGAAGAAGCTAGAAAAGTGGAAGAAGCAAGAAAGGCAGAGGAAGCTAAAAAAGCTGAGCAAGCTAGAATAGCACAGCAACAACAAGCTGAGGCGGCAAGAAAAGCGGAAGAGGCGAAAAAAGCTGACCAAGCGCGCAAAGCCGAAGAAGCACGTAAAGCTGAGGAAGCGAAACAAGCTGCAAAAGCAAGTACCCATACTGTAAAGCAAAATGAAAATCTATATCGTATTGCATTGAATCACTACGGTGATGGAAGTGAAGCAACACTAGCAAAAATCCGTGCCGCAAACGGTATGTCTTCTAATACTTTAACAGTTGGGCAAGTTATTAAGCTACCATAA
- the prsW gene encoding glutamic-type intramembrane protease PrsW codes for MIILLSAAIAPGLALFSYFYLRNQMATEPRRTLLQTFLYGAFLTFPILFLQYVLTEEGVFRYLYLQDVVFSSVVEEFFKWFVLLIAIYNHVEFDDPYDGILYGASISLGFATIENVLYLFSFGLDTAFMRALLPVSSHALFGVVMGYYYGRAKFSKFAKTKEMIAMALCAPVVLHILYNTILSFKGYWVYLMIPFMLFLWWFGLRKVKLAHYHLVQHLHMNKKYKA; via the coding sequence ATGATCATCTTATTATCAGCTGCCATTGCTCCCGGTCTAGCGCTTTTTAGTTACTTCTATTTGCGCAATCAGATGGCAACGGAGCCAAGAAGAACCTTACTTCAAACGTTTTTGTATGGCGCATTTTTAACGTTTCCTATCTTGTTCTTACAATATGTACTAACAGAGGAAGGGGTCTTTCGATATCTTTATCTACAAGATGTTGTTTTTTCTAGTGTAGTTGAAGAATTTTTTAAATGGTTTGTTCTTTTAATCGCTATTTACAATCATGTAGAATTCGATGATCCTTATGATGGCATACTGTATGGTGCAAGTATATCTCTTGGTTTTGCCACAATCGAAAATGTTCTTTACTTATTTTCATTCGGTTTGGATACTGCATTTATGCGAGCTTTATTACCTGTATCAAGTCATGCTTTGTTCGGTGTTGTAATGGGCTATTATTATGGACGTGCCAAATTTTCGAAGTTCGCAAAGACGAAAGAAATGATTGCTATGGCGCTTTGTGCACCGGTAGTATTACACATACTATATAATACAATTTTATCATTCAAAGGCTACTGGGTATATTTAATGATACCTTTTATGCTATTTTTGTGGTGGTTTGGGCTACGAAAAGTCAAACTTGCTCACTATCACCTTGTGCAACATTTGCATATGAATAAAAAATATAAAGCGTAG
- a CDS encoding YpdA family putative bacillithiol disulfide reductase, with product MQQVDAIIVGGGPCGLAAAIALQNIGLKPVVIEKGNIVNAIYNYPTHQTFFSTSERLAIGEVPFIIEGRKPKRNQALVYYREVVRLKDIQVNRFEKVNSVVKNGAVFTVTTDKEVYETSYVVIATGYYDHPNYLNIPGEKLPKVFHYFKEGHEFFDTDVLVIGGKNSAVDAALELNKAGARVTVVYRGSEYSSSIKPWVLPEFEGVVRNEEVQMHFNTNILEIREHEVVVEIDGSKKTLKNDFVFAMTGYHPDHSFIRAMGVSIDYETGRPFFNAETMETNVEGLFIAGVIAAGNNANEIFIENGRFHGDCIAKTIAKRAN from the coding sequence ATGCAACAAGTAGATGCAATTATTGTTGGGGGAGGCCCATGTGGTTTAGCAGCAGCAATAGCCTTGCAAAATATTGGATTAAAGCCAGTTGTAATTGAAAAAGGAAATATCGTAAATGCGATTTACAATTATCCTACGCATCAAACTTTTTTTAGTACGAGTGAACGTTTAGCAATCGGTGAAGTGCCTTTTATTATTGAAGGACGTAAGCCGAAGCGAAACCAAGCACTAGTTTATTATCGAGAAGTTGTGCGTTTGAAAGATATTCAAGTAAACCGCTTCGAAAAAGTAAATAGCGTTGTAAAAAATGGAGCAGTGTTTACAGTAACGACAGATAAAGAGGTTTATGAAACATCTTATGTAGTGATCGCAACTGGCTACTATGACCATCCAAATTATTTAAACATTCCAGGTGAGAAATTACCGAAAGTATTCCATTACTTTAAAGAGGGACATGAATTTTTCGATACGGATGTTCTTGTAATAGGTGGGAAAAATTCGGCAGTGGATGCGGCGCTTGAGTTGAATAAGGCAGGAGCACGCGTCACTGTTGTCTATCGTGGTAGTGAGTATTCATCTAGCATCAAGCCATGGGTTTTACCAGAATTTGAAGGAGTAGTACGAAATGAAGAAGTCCAAATGCATTTCAATACAAATATACTGGAAATCCGTGAGCATGAGGTCGTAGTAGAAATTGATGGTAGCAAGAAAACTTTAAAAAATGATTTTGTTTTTGCGATGACAGGTTATCATCCAGATCATTCATTTATTCGAGCAATGGGTGTCTCTATTGATTATGAAACGGGTCGTCCTTTCTTTAATGCAGAAACTATGGAAACAAATGTAGAAGGACTTTTCATTGCAGGAGTTATTGCAGCTGGAAATAATGCCAATGAAATTTTTATTGAAAATGGCCGATTCCATGGCGATTGTATTGCAAAGACAATTGCAAAAAGAGCAAACTAG
- a CDS encoding asparaginase: MKKTILLIHTGGTISMAMSDEGAVMPNKENPLMKESRKLDALATIIEMEAFNLPSPHITPKEMLKLRNLIIEKVSAEQIDGVVITHGTDTLEETAYFLELTTDLSIPIVLTGAMRSSNELGADGIYNLMEAVRVAVDEEAREKGVLVVMNDEVHLAVNTTKTSTSSVNTFQSPQYGPIGLITKSRILFHHAPIRRQYVDILGLPKRVAMLKVYAGMEVDLLDVVLACKYDGVVLEGLGQGNVPPTVVKGIESLLERDIPVILVSRCFNGIAEGVYGYVGGGKMLEDLGAIFATGINGQKARLKLLIGLNKTGTPLDLKEFFM, translated from the coding sequence ATGAAAAAAACAATTTTATTAATTCATACCGGTGGAACAATATCTATGGCAATGAGTGATGAAGGCGCCGTTATGCCAAACAAGGAAAATCCTTTGATGAAGGAAAGCAGAAAGCTCGACGCTCTTGCAACGATTATTGAAATGGAAGCTTTTAACCTTCCCTCACCACATATTACACCAAAAGAAATGCTTAAGTTACGAAACCTTATTATCGAAAAAGTTTCAGCAGAGCAAATCGATGGCGTTGTAATCACCCATGGTACTGATACATTAGAAGAAACAGCTTATTTTTTAGAATTAACAACTGATTTATCGATTCCTATTGTCTTAACGGGTGCGATGCGCTCCTCCAACGAACTTGGTGCAGATGGTATTTATAATTTAATGGAAGCCGTTCGTGTAGCTGTGGATGAAGAAGCTCGTGAAAAAGGTGTGCTTGTAGTTATGAATGACGAGGTACATCTTGCTGTTAATACAACAAAAACAAGCACCAGCTCTGTAAATACCTTCCAATCACCACAGTATGGCCCGATTGGACTTATCACTAAATCAAGAATTTTGTTTCATCATGCCCCCATCCGTCGTCAATATGTAGATATTCTTGGATTACCAAAACGAGTGGCCATGCTGAAAGTGTATGCTGGCATGGAGGTTGATTTACTTGATGTGGTACTCGCATGCAAATATGATGGCGTTGTGTTAGAAGGACTTGGACAAGGCAATGTTCCTCCGACAGTCGTAAAGGGTATTGAGAGTCTTTTAGAGCGTGATATACCTGTTATACTCGTATCCCGTTGTTTTAATGGCATCGCAGAAGGTGTCTACGGCTATGTTGGTGGTGGTAAGATGCTGGAAGACTTAGGAGCTATATTTGCAACTGGTATAAATGGTCAAAAAGCGCGATTAAAATTATTAATTGGGCTCAACAAAACAGGTACTCCACTTGATTTAAAGGAATTTTTCATGTAA
- a CDS encoding metallophosphoesterase, with protein MIYIGLFVLVVIAFLLYMLKVAHENNVLHHQLLLKGEQEKIRLFFISDTHLRKINRQMIEKLDGQFDAVIIGGDFADGRTPIPRIHDNLKLLTPLGPTYFVWGNNDREVGEERFRNILQEHGVQIIANDAILLPKKNRFWLNAIEDTTTRKNSFDEAFAKVGEKDLVVFIAHNPGVFARVRAKFRADLMIGGHLHGGQIRIGPYGVHPNGSYREREGVMTLVSNGYGTTLLPFRLGARPQCHIIDIEISGK; from the coding sequence ATGATTTATATTGGACTATTTGTTTTAGTAGTCATCGCGTTCCTGCTTTATATGTTGAAGGTGGCACATGAAAATAATGTTTTACATCATCAATTGTTATTAAAGGGTGAACAAGAAAAGATTCGACTATTTTTTATTTCGGATACACATTTACGCAAAATTAACCGTCAGATGATTGAGAAATTAGATGGTCAATTTGATGCTGTTATTATTGGTGGAGATTTTGCGGATGGACGCACACCTATTCCGCGTATTCATGACAACCTAAAATTATTAACTCCTTTAGGACCAACTTATTTTGTATGGGGTAATAATGACAGAGAAGTAGGTGAAGAGCGTTTCCGAAATATTTTACAGGAACATGGTGTTCAGATTATTGCCAATGATGCTATATTACTACCTAAAAAAAACCGCTTTTGGCTAAATGCAATTGAAGACACAACTACAAGGAAAAATAGCTTTGATGAAGCATTTGCAAAGGTAGGAGAGAAAGACTTAGTTGTTTTCATCGCACATAACCCTGGTGTTTTTGCAAGAGTCCGTGCTAAATTCAGGGCAGATTTAATGATTGGTGGGCATTTACACGGTGGTCAAATTAGAATTGGTCCATACGGAGTGCATCCAAACGGCTCTTATCGGGAGCGTGAGGGTGTGATGACGTTAGTAAGTAACGGCTATGGTACGACATTATTACCTTTCCGACTTGGTGCGAGACCACAATGTCATATTATTGACATTGAAATTTCGGGTAAATAA
- a CDS encoding PepSY1/2 domain-containing protein: MRTMLVILTAAVIGLGAYSIHMHGENASLQRTVLAQYTDTLTDASEKLSHLQRSVSQSLLFRDDQAIHNELDSVWRLSSEVRSSISNIPVGQELSNQWLGYLGRLGDEAKRTAKTGDYQAWREKMPQVSTNLQSLSDEWSAATVDFYKNDGKMDVWLQQVDSKAPSTTFDNVQKTLKGYSEKDFPLTLSESDWQKKIELKALQDSVITEKEALEKVKYLFPIIKDATFTVTKSNDTSPYPFYHIQFHQGIRLGYVDLTEKGGHLLSYLVERPVDEARLSQDEIIKKAEENLKRLGMNDVAFVESRENHQAWHVTFARVHPGDNALIYADGVQLKLAKDTGELLGANAMEYIQEETIKPQTAKPIDWKTFFDNDVKVEEVRNIYTDNGQYEQRLCYEVIALRDGNTQETFRIVIDAENHNVLKVEYLT; encoded by the coding sequence ATGAGAACTATGCTCGTTATACTTACCGCGGCAGTTATTGGCTTAGGGGCATACAGCATTCATATGCACGGAGAAAATGCAAGTTTACAACGTACTGTGCTAGCTCAGTACACAGATACATTAACGGATGCATCTGAAAAATTATCTCATTTACAACGATCTGTTTCACAATCTCTATTGTTCCGAGATGATCAAGCGATTCACAATGAGTTAGATTCTGTTTGGCGACTAAGCTCTGAAGTTCGATCTTCTATATCTAATATTCCTGTCGGACAAGAACTCTCGAATCAATGGCTAGGTTATTTAGGTCGCCTTGGAGATGAGGCGAAGAGAACAGCTAAAACAGGAGATTATCAAGCTTGGCGAGAAAAAATGCCACAAGTATCCACAAATTTACAATCACTTTCAGACGAATGGTCAGCTGCAACCGTCGATTTTTATAAGAATGATGGTAAAATGGACGTCTGGTTGCAACAAGTAGATAGTAAGGCCCCAAGTACAACATTTGATAATGTACAAAAGACATTAAAGGGTTACAGTGAAAAGGATTTCCCACTTACATTAAGTGAATCGGATTGGCAGAAAAAAATAGAACTTAAAGCATTACAAGATTCAGTCATTACTGAAAAAGAAGCATTGGAAAAGGTTAAATATTTATTCCCTATTATAAAAGACGCAACCTTTACTGTTACGAAAAGTAATGATACTTCACCATATCCGTTTTATCATATCCAATTCCATCAAGGTATTCGTTTAGGGTATGTCGATCTAACAGAAAAGGGTGGGCATTTATTATCCTATTTAGTGGAACGTCCAGTGGATGAGGCAAGGCTATCACAAGATGAAATTATTAAAAAAGCTGAAGAAAATTTAAAACGACTTGGAATGAATGATGTTGCATTTGTGGAATCTCGTGAAAACCATCAAGCATGGCATGTGACATTTGCACGTGTTCACCCTGGTGATAATGCGTTGATCTATGCAGATGGCGTGCAACTAAAACTTGCTAAGGATACTGGTGAGTTACTTGGGGCAAATGCAATGGAATATATTCAAGAAGAGACGATTAAACCACAAACTGCAAAACCAATTGATTGGAAAACATTTTTCGATAATGATGTAAAAGTAGAAGAAGTGAGAAATATTTATACTGATAACGGACAATATGAGCAACGCCTTTGTTATGAGGTGATTGCGCTCCGCGATGGAAACACGCAGGAAACATTTAGAATTGTCATTGACGCTGAAAATCATAATGTCTTAAAAGTGGAATATTTAACGTAA
- the sleB gene encoding spore cortex-lytic enzyme produces the protein MRLVSIIFALMLGISLFAIPQNDAIAFTEQQISRGAYGDDVIELQARLQFLGFYKSKIDGTFGYNTYWALRNFQEKYGLPVDGIAGAKNKKTLSGYSDYDEGWVKAQLNAGNQFTYYGGMPLEQQVRTNTGGGGGGGKSSGSSNNNGTKTQVPPKYTDKDLQLIANAVYGEARGEPYEGQVAVAAVILNRLESSEFPNTISGIIFQPLAFTAVADGQIWLEPNQRAKEAVLDAMNGWDPSENALYYFNPKTATSKWIWSRPQIKRIGEHIFCS, from the coding sequence ATGCGTTTAGTAAGCATAATTTTTGCTTTGATGCTAGGGATTAGTCTATTTGCTATTCCGCAAAATGACGCCATTGCATTTACCGAGCAACAGATTTCTCGTGGTGCTTATGGAGATGATGTAATTGAATTGCAGGCAAGGCTACAATTCTTAGGATTTTATAAAAGTAAAATTGATGGCACGTTTGGCTATAACACATATTGGGCTTTACGAAATTTCCAAGAGAAATATGGTTTACCAGTGGATGGGATAGCCGGCGCTAAAAACAAAAAAACTTTATCTGGATATTCAGATTACGATGAAGGATGGGTTAAAGCTCAATTAAATGCAGGCAATCAATTTACCTATTATGGTGGCATGCCACTTGAGCAGCAAGTGAGAACAAACACTGGCGGCGGAGGTGGTGGAGGTAAAAGTAGTGGTAGTAGTAATAATAATGGCACCAAAACACAAGTTCCTCCTAAGTATACTGACAAAGATTTACAGTTAATCGCGAATGCGGTTTATGGTGAGGCTAGGGGAGAACCTTATGAGGGTCAGGTAGCAGTAGCGGCTGTTATTTTAAACCGTCTGGAAAGTTCTGAATTCCCAAACACTATTTCAGGCATTATTTTCCAACCATTAGCTTTTACAGCGGTAGCGGATGGGCAAATTTGGCTAGAACCAAACCAACGTGCAAAAGAAGCCGTTCTGGACGCTATGAATGGCTGGGACCCTTCAGAAAATGCACTTTATTATTTTAATCCGAAAACAGCAACAAGTAAGTGGATTTGGTCACGACCTCAAATTAAACGAATTGGAGAACATATTTTCTGTTCATAG
- a CDS encoding glycerol-3-phosphate acyltransferase, producing the protein MTAYFVGKAYGVNLQEERSKNLGARNAGSVIGKGAFIWTFLGDSLKGALVVGLGRLWHFEEWAIVLGACLVMLGHLFPVWLKFNGGKGVATFIGVGLALSPSLFLMMVLGTAITLSSTVVSGKAVGALYSGLAFVFSQNIVKSSATLPAYLDLAHYQQGAIPFSTCWKC; encoded by the coding sequence ATGACGGCATATTTCGTTGGAAAAGCGTATGGTGTTAATTTACAGGAAGAGAGAAGTAAAAACTTAGGGGCTCGAAACGCTGGTAGTGTTATTGGAAAAGGTGCTTTTATATGGACTTTTTTAGGGGATTCTTTAAAGGGGGCGCTCGTTGTAGGGTTAGGGCGTTTATGGCATTTCGAAGAATGGGCAATAGTTCTAGGTGCTTGTTTAGTTATGCTCGGTCATTTGTTTCCGGTTTGGCTTAAGTTTAATGGTGGAAAAGGGGTAGCAACTTTTATTGGTGTAGGTCTAGCATTATCACCAAGTTTATTTTTAATGATGGTTTTAGGAACAGCTATTACCCTTAGTTCGACCGTTGTGAGTGGAAAAGCTGTTGGTGCACTTTATAGTGGCTTGGCTTTTGTTTTTTCGCAAAACATTGTGAAATCTTCCGCAACATTGCCTGCATATCTCGATTTAGCTCATTACCAGCAAGGTGCTATTCCGTTTAGTACTTGTTGGAAATGTTGA